A section of the Paralichthys olivaceus isolate ysfri-2021 chromosome 16, ASM2471397v2, whole genome shotgun sequence genome encodes:
- the marchf11 gene encoding E3 ubiquitin-protein ligase MARCHF11: MSTEEAEARGGTAITHRHTWEEEPRAPRGRPHPEDEAEPGEEREEGEDCREDRGCGDTCGGALQESNRGDCSSEDGAVGGASCKTQAMHSNCSSDTCIPTPSCRICFQGAEQGDLLNPCRCDGSVRYTHQHCLLKWISERGCWTCELCCYRFHVIAINMKRPWQWQSITITLVEKVQIIAVFLGSLFLVASISWLLWSALSPQAIWQRRDVLFQICYGMYGFMDLVCVGLIVHEGAAVYNVFMRWRAVNLHWDVQGYDKAKDMEEMSTGHSSLAPRTLWLPLATFGPNGPLHSTQLGPQPWTCLCLAPFCPGFVPRNNLSQDGDSGEVVIRVTSV, from the exons ATGAGcacggaggaggcagaggcGAGGGGAGGCACCGCCATCACCCACCGCCACACCTGGGAGGAAGAACCGCGCGCCCCCCGAGGACGTCCGCATCCCGAGGACGAGGCGGAGCCGGGAGAGGAgcgggaggaaggggaggactGTCGGGAGGACCGGGGCTGCGGGGACACATGTGGGGGCGCCTTGCAGGAATCCAACCGGGGGGATTGTTCCAGCGAGGATGGGGCGGTCGGGGGAGCATCGTGCAAGACGCAGGCGATGCATTCAAACTGCAGCAGCGACACGTGCATCCCCACTCCCAGCTGCCGCATCTGCTTCCAAGGCGCAGAGCAG GGCGACTTGTTGAATCCATGCCGGTGCGACGGCTCAGTGCGTTACACTCACCAGCACTGCCTGCTGAAGTGGATCAGCGAGCGGGGCTGCTGGACCTGCGAGCTCTGCTGCTATCGCTTCCACGTCATCGCCATCAACATGAAGAGACCGTGGCAG tggcaGTCTATCACCATCACCCTGGTGGAGAAGGTGCAGATCATCGCCGTGTTCCTGGGTTCCCTCTTTTTGGTGGCCAGCATCTCCTGGCTGCTGTGGTCGGCTCTCAGCCCGCAGGCCATCTGGCAGCGCCGAGACGTCCTCTTCCAGATCTGCTATGGCATGTACGGCTTCATGGACCTGGTCTGCGTAG GCTTGATTGTCCATGAGGGGGCAGCAGTGTACAACGTCTTCATGCGCTGGCGAGCCGTTAACCTCCACTGGGACGTCCAGGGTTATGATAAGGCAAAGGACATGGAGGAGATGAGCACCGGTCATTCCTCATTGGCCCCCAGGACGCTCTGGTTGCCCCTGGCCACCTTTGGCCCCAATGGCCCCTTACACTCCACCCAGCTGGGGCCACAGCCATGGACCTGCCTCTGTTTGGCCCCATTCTGTCCTGGCTTCGTGCCGCGAAACAACCTCAGCCAGGACGGTGACTCAGGAGAGGTCGTCATTCGTGTCACATCGGTGTAG